The Paraburkholderia megapolitana genomic sequence TGTTCAGCACGATCACGGTAAGCGGAAGGTCCGGATTTGCCGCAAGCGTGAAGAGCTCCTGCACGTTCAACAGCAACCCACCGTCGCCTTCCAGGCACACCACGGGTTGCTTGAGCCCGGCCACCGCCCCAACTGCAGTCGGCAGCCCCAGGCCCATCGAACCGAGCACATGTCCGGCCCATGCAAAGCTCGCGCCTTCGGTCGGCTTGAAGAACCGCGCAATGCCTTCGATTGCATAGCCGGATGCGGTAGGCACCACATACTTGCCAACACGCGACCGGGACAACACGGTTGAGATTTGATACGTCGTCAGCCTAGGATTGCCGAATGCCGCCAGTTCGTCTTGCTGATCTTGCGCCTGCAACGTTTCGCAATTCGACAGCCACTCTTTGACATTGACCGTCGGTGCGCGAGTCAACAGGGCATCCACGACACCCGCAACGTTCACGTTAAAGAACGTGGTGTTCGTCATTCCCTCGTTCTTCGCGATTTCCTTTTCGTCCAGTTCCACGACGATACGCTTTGCGTTCTTGCCGTAGTTCTGCGGATTGAACGCAGTGGTCAGCAGGTCAAGGCGCGTACCGAGGAAAATCACTGCATCGGCCGACTGCATGATCTTGTTCGAATGCGTCGGTGCAAGGCCGCCAGCACAGCCGAAGTTCAGCTTGTGATCGTGCGCGAGCAGGTCGAAGCTTGCCCACGTGAACAGAGTCGGCACGCCGATCTTCTCAACCAGCTGCTTGATCGACGAACGGGAGATGCCAGCAATACGTAGCGCATTGCCGACCACCAGCACCGGTTGACGCGCGCCCTGCAACGCAGAAATGATGGCCGACACCGCCGCTTCCGGCACGTCGTGATCTTTGTGTACCGCGTCTGCGATCAGTGCGGCAATGTTCGCCAGTCGTGTTTCTGCATCGGGCACGGTCTCGGCTTGAACGTCGAGAGGGATGTCGATGAACACCGGTCCCTTACGACCCGAAACGGCCTGCGCCAGATTGGTCGCCAGCGTCGTGTCGTCGATCTCCGACGGCACGTAGCGGAACGCACACTTCGTGATCGGTTGCATCAGCTCGAGGTGGGGCGTTTCTTGCGCGCCACGGCTGCGTACACCGTGACCGTTGATGTCGGCACGCTTCACCTGACCGGCGAGCACGAACATCGGCACCGAGTCATAGTAGGCGGAAGCCACCGACGTGATGGTGTTCGTCACACCCGGACCCGATGTCACGATGGCCAGACCCGGCGTCACGTAGTCCTTTGCCTTCGCATAGCCGTCAGCCGCGGCGGCTACTGCCTGCTCGTGGTTGCAATAAATCACACGCAGGTCGGGCGCTGCATCGGCTGCGCGATTGATGTGCATCGCCATACCGCCGGTCAGGCAAAACGCGGTATCGGTGCCCAGCTTCTGGATGTTGGCAAGAATAAATTCAGCGACGTTCATGATGGCGTTCTAGTTAAGCTTGGTGAGGAAATCCAGCGCGTGCCAGAATCCGGCACCATGGTCTTTGTGGCCCTGCCACACTTCGGGGATAAAGCTGACTGACGGATAAGCCGAAATCTTCTTCCATGTCTGCGGCCAGTTGACATCGCCGGTGCCGATCACCACACCCTCGCCATTCACGCCGAGCGCGTCAGCGACGTGCAGGTGCACGCTATGGGGCAGCAGCTTCGCCAGGGCGTCCTGGAAGTCCAGGCCGAAATGACTGCAGGTCATCTGCAGGTGCGACAGGTCGGTACACAGGC encodes the following:
- a CDS encoding thiamine pyrophosphate-binding protein, with the translated sequence MNVAEFILANIQKLGTDTAFCLTGGMAMHINRAADAAPDLRVIYCNHEQAVAAAADGYAKAKDYVTPGLAIVTSGPGVTNTITSVASAYYDSVPMFVLAGQVKRADINGHGVRSRGAQETPHLELMQPITKCAFRYVPSEIDDTTLATNLAQAVSGRKGPVFIDIPLDVQAETVPDAETRLANIAALIADAVHKDHDVPEAAVSAIISALQGARQPVLVVGNALRIAGISRSSIKQLVEKIGVPTLFTWASFDLLAHDHKLNFGCAGGLAPTHSNKIMQSADAVIFLGTRLDLLTTAFNPQNYGKNAKRIVVELDEKEIAKNEGMTNTTFFNVNVAGVVDALLTRAPTVNVKEWLSNCETLQAQDQQDELAAFGNPRLTTYQISTVLSRSRVGKYVVPTASGYAIEGIARFFKPTEGASFAWAGHVLGSMGLGLPTAVGAVAGLKQPVVCLEGDGGLLLNVQELFTLAANPDLPLTVIVLNNRGYQSIMKSQARAFNKEFGASKASGLYELQFDLLAKLAGLPYEKCDTLEQLEASLNSGAPRRLIDVSVEEDGYRGPAVMTKFDENGKPYSTDIADVSWAR